Within the Pseudanabaena sp. FACHB-2040 genome, the region CTGGTTGATTAACAGGAGTATTTCTATTGCCCCTAAACAACGCAAGGAAGTAACTAATGTCAGAACAATACCAGAGACAGCATGACTATAAAGAAGCGCTCGAGATACTCGCTTCAAGGATCCGAGGTGAACTAATCCTGCCTGATAGCCCTGCTTATGCAGCAGGACGAAAAGTTTGGAATGGTAGCTTTGATAGTTATCCCGCTGCGATTGTGCGCTGCGTGGATGCGGAAGATGTTAAAGTCGCCGTCAATATTGCGCGTGAGCATGCGATGACGCTCTCTGTGCGTAGCGGCGGACATAGCGCAGCCGGGCATGGCATTAATACCGGTGGACTGGTGATCGATCTCTCCCAGATGAAGACGATGACGATTGACCCGCTGCGCCACACAGCCCGTCTCGAACCCGGTCTTACCTGGGGTGAGGTCGCCAAAAAGCTCCAGCCCTATGGACTGGCATTGACGGCAGGCGACGTTGCCTCTGTGGGTGTGGGCGGCTTGCTGCTAAGCGGCGGCATCGGTTGGATGGTCCGTGCCTACGGTTTGACCATCGATCGCCTGCAAGCAGTGGAACTGGTTACAGCGGATGGACAATTGGTGCGTGCCAGTGCTGACGAAAATCCCGAACTGTTTTGGGGACTGCGCGGTGGCGGTGGCAACTTCGGCGTTGCGACTGCTTTCGAGGTGAATCTGCATCGGGGTGGAACTATCCTGGGCGGTGCCGTCTTCTACGAGGCAACTGAGGCAAAGCGCATCCTGCAAGAGTATACCCGTCTAGCAGCGGCAGCGCCGGATGAACTTTCCACTGAAGTTTTGTTCATGCTGGCACCGCCTGCCCCCTTTATTCCCCCTGACAAACAGGGAACCCCAGTCGTCGGGATTATGGTCTGCTACACCGGTGACATCAGCGAGGGTGAGCGG harbors:
- a CDS encoding FAD-binding oxidoreductase, which translates into the protein MSEQYQRQHDYKEALEILASRIRGELILPDSPAYAAGRKVWNGSFDSYPAAIVRCVDAEDVKVAVNIAREHAMTLSVRSGGHSAAGHGINTGGLVIDLSQMKTMTIDPLRHTARLEPGLTWGEVAKKLQPYGLALTAGDVASVGVGGLLLSGGIGWMVRAYGLTIDRLQAVELVTADGQLVRASADENPELFWGLRGGGGNFGVATAFEVNLHRGGTILGGAVFYEATEAKRILQEYTRLAAAAPDELSTEVLFMLAPPAPFIPPDKQGTPVVGIMVCYTGDISEGERVVAPLRQLATPVADLIAPMPYSAIFALTAVGEIPGFQHHSRSQFFETFSDEMIHTLVEASQSIVSPETLISLRVLGGAMSRVRADATAFAHRDKQGMVLVTHFAPLSADAASLDARTQRVFRALLPYANGAYVGFLADEGERIREVYPPDTYARLVALKNQYDPTNLFHRNQNIKPTATPAMLVTSVNS